In Shewanella psychrotolerans, the genomic stretch AGCCTCTTTTCGCGTTTCAACTAAATTATCTTTACGCAGCCAAGCTAAGTGTTGCGACAGAGCAGACTGACTTAAGCCTAACTTCTTATTCATCTCACCAACACACATCTCACCTTCACTCAGAAGGTAACATAAGATAAATAAACGACGTTCATTCGCGAGCGCCTTTAGCAATACAACAGCATTATCTGCTCGTTGCTGCATCAATTCTATATTCATTACGAGCATTTTCTCCTAAATCAAACCCCGCGACTAATATAGCGTTGACTTAAAGATATAGTCGGGACATAAAGCACACTTTTTGTTAGATTGTTTTCAAAAATGGGATATACGTAATAAAAATAAAGGAAACTCATGAAAAGCTCCGCTCTTATCCTGCTCAGTAGTCTGCTTTTTACAGGACTGATAGGTTGCCAACAAACACCAACAACAGACACAAATCAAAGTGTTAGTATGCTGCTACAACAACAAGCATTAAACTCGACATTAAGTTACGATATTGTCGAGTCACTTACAGTCGAAGTCGGTCCAAGACTTGCTGGCGGCCCTCAAGACTTAGTTGCTGTAAAATGGGCTGAAGATAAACTTAACTCACTAGGCTTTGACAAAGTATACAAAGAACCGGTGCAGGTTCCTGTATGGCATCGAGGAGCTGCTAAAGCTTCGATCACAAGCCCTTACCCTCAGCCTATCGTTATTACCGCGTTAGGCGGCAGTATCGCAACGCCAAAAGAAGGCTTAACTGCGCCTTTAATACGTTTTTCTTCGTTGGAAGAGTTAGAAGCAGCCTCAACCGATGACGTTAGAGGCAAAATCGTCTTCATTGATCACATAACACCTCGCTTTAAAACGGGTAAAGGCTATGGCCTAACCGTAGGTGGCCGATCCAAGGGCGCTGTTGCTGCCGCAAAGAAAGAGGCCGTCGCTATCGTTATTCGTTCTATTGGAACCGATCATGACCGTATGGCACATACTGGTATGATGCGTTATCAAGAAGGTGTTACTAAGATCCCAGCCGCTGCGATGTCGAATCCCGACGCCGATTTGATAGATTTAATGCTAAAGCGTGATCCTAATGTTGTAATGAAATTACAACTTGAAGCTGAAAACTTAGGTTATGCGACCTCTTACAATGTGATCGGTGAAGTCACTGGTAGCAGTAAGCCTGATGAAATTGTGCTGATAAGTGCGCATTTAGATTCATGGGACGAGGGCACTGGCGCGATTGATGATGGTGCTGGCGTCGCCATCGTTACCACCGCAGGACATCTAATATCTCAATTACCGACAAAACCTGCACGCACTATTAGAGTCGTCCTCTACGCAGCTGAAGAAATTGGACTCGTTGGTGGGAAAAGCTACGCTAAGGCACATCAAGGTGAGCTAGATAAACACTATATCGCCGCGGAATCAGATTTCGGCGCAGGTAAAATATACCAAATTGATTTTAATGTAGCTCAAGACGCCTTTAAAGCGCTGCAACAACATACTGAATCAATGCAAGCCAATGGTGTCGCATCGGGTAATAATACAGCCTCAGGGGGGCCAGATGTGTCAATGCTGCCTTCTTATGGCGTTCCAGTAGCATCTTTACGACAAGATGGTACTGACTATTTCGATTATCACCATACGCCTAACGACACATTAGATAAAATTGATCCTGCCGCTTTAGCACAAAATGCCGCGGCATATGCACAATTTGCTTTTCTGATGGCACAATCTGAAATCGAATTAAGACCTTTAACTAAACAGAACCTTTAACTAAACAGAAGTCGTTGCCTAATAAAAAACAAGCAACCTAATGGTTGCTTGTTTTTTACTGGCTGTGCTTACTGCTCTTCGCGCAGAAACACGGGCTCGTGCAATGATGACTCAGCCTCACTATAATAGTAGCCAGCAACATCAAACTTAATCAACGCATCATAATCATTAACTTCATTCTCAACGATATAGCGAACCATCATCCCTCTGGCTTTCTTAGCGAAGAAACTAATAACCTTATATTGACCATTTTTCTTATCTTTAAAAATAGGGGTGATCAATTGTCCATTTAACTTTTTAGGTTTTACCGACTTAAAATACTCATTAGATGCAAGATTAACGATAATATCATCCCCCTGCTCTGCTAACGCCGTATTGACTTGTTCGGTAATAATATCTCCCCAAAATTGATAAAGGTTACTACCGCGCGCATTGGCTAGGCGAGTCCCCATCTCAAGACGATAGGGTTGCATCAAATCAAGTGGGCGCAATAAACCGTATAAACCAGATAAGATCCTCAGCTGTTTTTGCACCCGACTTAAACTCGCCTCAGATAAACTATCTACATCTAATCCAGTATAGACATCCCCCCTAAATGCAAACACCGCTTGTTTCGCATTATCCAACGTAAAATCAGCACTCCACGAGCTAAAACGAGCAGCATTAAGGCCTGCTATTTTGTCGCTGACTTTCATTAATGATGCTATATCTGCCGGAGTCAACTTTCTGCACTCTTGGATCAGCTCTTTACTGTGTGCCAACAAATCGGGCAGTGTGTATTCTGTCGTTTTTGCGGGGGTTTCATAGTCCAACGTTTTCGCTGGAGACACTAAAATAAGCATCCAAGTTCCTTCATTTATAGCGACTTAATTAGCACCTATCATACTGTTCAAGACATAAAAAAACCACGCCTAAACAGCATGGTTTTTTAGATTACATCAATTCAATTTCTACATTAAAAACTAATCAACAATATTAAACTTCAGGTAAAGCTTCGGTTTTATTTTGCTCATGAGTTAAGGCACTCGCACTTGGCTTTCCTCGCCAAATACCATCATCCAAACCGTTTATTTCAGGAAACTCTGCAGCATGAAATGTCGGTGTAACTCCGGCTTTAATCTGTTTCTCGTAGTCTTTGATAACCGCAAATGCAACTTTAGATAGCATGACGATAGCAGCGATATTAACTAACGCCATCAATCCCATAGAAACGTCAGCAAAGTTCCAAACTAATTGTAAAGAAGCAACAGATCCAGCCATCACCATAGCAAGCACTAGGCCTCTAAAAACATACAAGACCTTTTTACTCTTAGTTAAAAACATCACATTGCTTTCGGCATAGCTGTAGTTGGCAATGATCGAAGAAAAACAAAATAGAATAATCGCGAATGCAACAAAGTAAGCGGCCCATCCACCTAATTCATTGGTCAATGCTAACTGCAATAAGCCTATCCCCTTTTGCTCACCAGGGTTATCGAGTACACCAGACAATAAGATAATTGCCGCAGATGCAGAGCAAATAACAATAGTGTCAACAAACACGCCTATCATCTGCACAAAGCCTTGAGATGCTGGATGGTTCGGATTTGGAGACGCCGAGGCTGCAATATTCGCTGCACTGCCCATCCCAGCTTCGTTAGAAAATAGCCCACGAGCAATACCCGCCATCATGGCTCCCATTGCACCACCAGCAGCTTCTTCCCAGCCAAATGCGCTGCTTACTATATATTCAATAGCAGCAGGAACTTGCTCTATATTCATCACTAATACGACCATTGCTATCGCTAAATAAGCGACCGCCATAACGGGGACGATTAGCTCAGATGCTTTAGCCACTTTCTTCAAGCCACCAGTGATAATATAAGCTGCCGCGAAAACGATAATAGCGCCGACAATCGCCTTATCAAAACCGAAAGCGTTGTTTAAAGCATCAGTCATTGTGTTGGCTTGCGCAGCATTAAAAGCAAAACCGAATGCGATGATGAGTAACAGCGAGAACAGCGTCCCCATCCAGCGTTTACCAAGGCCTCGTTCCATGTAGTAGGCCGGACCGCCACGGTATTGACCGTCACTATCCTTCACTTTATAAACTTGCGCTAGTGTGGATTCAATAAACGCTGTCGCCATCCCTAGAAGCGCAATCAACCACATCCAAAAAATCGCGCCAGCGCCCCCAACGGTAATCGCTACGGCAACCCCAGCCATATTGCCGGTCCCAACCCTAGCAGCCATAGAGGTACAAAACACTTGGAAAGATGAGATCCCATTGGTTTTCTCTCGTCCTTTGATGACTAACTTCGCACCATGTCCAAACATTCTCAACTGGATAAACCCTAAACGCAGGGTAAATAAGACGCCAGCAGCGACCAACACATATATCAACACACTACCCCACAGTATGCCGTTTATTGCGTTAACAGTCGCTTCGACTGAATTTAATATAGATTCAAGCATAGTACCTTCTAACCCCGTAAACGATGACAGCAAAACCAATAGCTCAGATAGCATCGTTGTTTTAATTTCCTTCCCGAATTGATCGAAGAATATCGGTAGAAATTTCTTTTAGAATTATCCTTTCATGATGCCAAAACATCATGTCTACCAGATTCGACGCGACAAAATAGCATACCACCAAAAATACACCGCGTGACACAGATCACAATTACCCATTTACATGACATTGGCATCACGTGACAAAACACGAGCAAACCACTGTATTAACAAGAATAACAGTGTTTTTACATGCAATTTTAACAATCAGCTAAATTTCATGACTTTTAAAAAATAAGATATTGGACACGTTTTTGTAATAAAATTACAAATATAGTTACTCACAGAAGATTTGATTAACTTTATGCTTACCATTAAATGGGG encodes the following:
- the yaaA gene encoding peroxide stress protein YaaA — encoded protein: MLILVSPAKTLDYETPAKTTEYTLPDLLAHSKELIQECRKLTPADIASLMKVSDKIAGLNAARFSSWSADFTLDNAKQAVFAFRGDVYTGLDVDSLSEASLSRVQKQLRILSGLYGLLRPLDLMQPYRLEMGTRLANARGSNLYQFWGDIITEQVNTALAEQGDDIIVNLASNEYFKSVKPKKLNGQLITPIFKDKKNGQYKVISFFAKKARGMMVRYIVENEVNDYDALIKFDVAGYYYSEAESSLHEPVFLREEQ
- a CDS encoding alanine/glycine:cation symporter family protein, with protein sequence MLESILNSVEATVNAINGILWGSVLIYVLVAAGVLFTLRLGFIQLRMFGHGAKLVIKGREKTNGISSFQVFCTSMAARVGTGNMAGVAVAITVGGAGAIFWMWLIALLGMATAFIESTLAQVYKVKDSDGQYRGGPAYYMERGLGKRWMGTLFSLLLIIAFGFAFNAAQANTMTDALNNAFGFDKAIVGAIIVFAAAYIITGGLKKVAKASELIVPVMAVAYLAIAMVVLVMNIEQVPAAIEYIVSSAFGWEEAAGGAMGAMMAGIARGLFSNEAGMGSAANIAASASPNPNHPASQGFVQMIGVFVDTIVICSASAAIILLSGVLDNPGEQKGIGLLQLALTNELGGWAAYFVAFAIILFCFSSIIANYSYAESNVMFLTKSKKVLYVFRGLVLAMVMAGSVASLQLVWNFADVSMGLMALVNIAAIVMLSKVAFAVIKDYEKQIKAGVTPTFHAAEFPEINGLDDGIWRGKPSASALTHEQNKTEALPEV
- a CDS encoding ArsR/SmtB family transcription factor; this encodes MNIELMQQRADNAVVLLKALANERRLFILCYLLSEGEMCVGEMNKKLGLSQSALSQHLAWLRKDNLVETRKEAQTVFYSLKSKEVSEIIKLLNTIYCH
- a CDS encoding M28 family peptidase, translated to MKSSALILLSSLLFTGLIGCQQTPTTDTNQSVSMLLQQQALNSTLSYDIVESLTVEVGPRLAGGPQDLVAVKWAEDKLNSLGFDKVYKEPVQVPVWHRGAAKASITSPYPQPIVITALGGSIATPKEGLTAPLIRFSSLEELEAASTDDVRGKIVFIDHITPRFKTGKGYGLTVGGRSKGAVAAAKKEAVAIVIRSIGTDHDRMAHTGMMRYQEGVTKIPAAAMSNPDADLIDLMLKRDPNVVMKLQLEAENLGYATSYNVIGEVTGSSKPDEIVLISAHLDSWDEGTGAIDDGAGVAIVTTAGHLISQLPTKPARTIRVVLYAAEEIGLVGGKSYAKAHQGELDKHYIAAESDFGAGKIYQIDFNVAQDAFKALQQHTESMQANGVASGNNTASGGPDVSMLPSYGVPVASLRQDGTDYFDYHHTPNDTLDKIDPAALAQNAAAYAQFAFLMAQSEIELRPLTKQNL